Proteins from a genomic interval of Lacticaseibacillus pabuli:
- a CDS encoding metal ABC transporter ATP-binding protein: MSEPILSVSKLNFGWNDRQLFKNLSFALQPGTMTSVIGPNGVGKTTLIRLLMGQLTPASGTISWQHGVKVGYVPQFRNLDDEYPLTIRAFVQLSQQRHLVPWHSAAEQKRLDEVLAATHLTHLQNQCLGMASGGEKQKAYLAQALIDNPSFLVLDEATASLDVATKVELMDLVKELNQKMNLTVLFITHDMDLAKQYTQQYLLIEKEGAALMPIDFMNPESMPKELRPTVETEDK, translated from the coding sequence ATGAGTGAACCAATCCTGAGTGTCTCAAAACTAAATTTCGGTTGGAATGACCGGCAGTTGTTCAAGAACCTGAGCTTTGCCCTGCAGCCGGGGACCATGACCAGTGTGATTGGGCCAAACGGTGTGGGCAAAACGACGCTGATTCGCCTGCTGATGGGGCAACTCACGCCGGCGTCTGGCACGATTAGCTGGCAACACGGTGTCAAAGTGGGCTACGTGCCGCAGTTCCGCAACCTGGATGACGAGTACCCGCTGACAATTCGCGCCTTTGTGCAGCTGAGTCAGCAGCGGCATCTGGTGCCTTGGCATTCTGCTGCTGAACAAAAGCGCCTGGACGAGGTGCTGGCCGCGACACACTTAACGCACCTGCAGAATCAGTGCCTGGGGATGGCATCCGGTGGTGAAAAGCAAAAGGCGTACTTGGCGCAAGCCCTAATTGATAACCCAAGTTTTTTGGTGCTGGATGAAGCCACCGCGAGTTTGGATGTTGCCACCAAGGTTGAACTGATGGATTTAGTTAAAGAGCTTAACCAAAAGATGAACCTAACGGTTTTGTTCATCACGCATGATATGGATTTGGCCAAGCAGTACACGCAACAGTACCTCCTAATTGAAAAAGAGGGCGCAGCGCTGATGCCGATTGACTTCATGAACCCTGAATCGATGCCTAAAGAGCTACGGCCGACCGTGGAAACGGAGGATAAGTGA
- a CDS encoding metal ABC transporter permease — translation MLHYAFMQNAFLASTFIAIAAGVVGVFVTARQTSFLAHTLSEIGFAGAAFAVFIGISPLVGMLLFTILSAVTVGRMSTKASRREASTSAVSSLFVGLGILFLSLSNSSSSYATSILFGSIVGISRTEVWQLVLLASFVLVTVFLSYRSLAFDSFDPIGARAHGVKTELISIYFLVILAIAVSTGAQIVGSLLVFILLTLPSAGAKYLGRTLPQMIVISVIAALIGVWLGLTLAYVTNWPVTFFIAVIECLFYLGALQYHKIKQG, via the coding sequence ATGCTACACTACGCTTTCATGCAAAATGCGTTTTTGGCCAGCACCTTCATCGCGATTGCCGCCGGGGTGGTTGGCGTGTTCGTGACGGCACGTCAAACCAGTTTTCTGGCGCACACGCTGAGTGAAATTGGCTTTGCGGGTGCTGCCTTTGCGGTGTTCATTGGCATTTCGCCGCTAGTGGGGATGCTGTTGTTTACGATTCTGTCCGCCGTAACGGTTGGCCGCATGTCGACGAAGGCTTCGCGGCGTGAGGCCTCAACCTCCGCTGTGTCGAGCCTGTTTGTCGGCTTGGGGATCTTGTTCCTGTCCTTGAGCAACTCCAGTTCCAGCTACGCCACCTCGATTCTGTTTGGGAGTATCGTTGGGATTTCACGGACGGAAGTGTGGCAGTTGGTCCTCTTGGCAAGCTTCGTGCTGGTCACGGTATTTCTGTCGTACCGCAGCCTAGCGTTCGATAGTTTCGATCCCATCGGCGCCCGGGCCCATGGGGTGAAGACGGAGCTGATTTCGATTTACTTCCTCGTCATCCTCGCCATTGCCGTGTCGACTGGGGCCCAGATTGTCGGGAGCCTGCTGGTTTTCATTCTCCTGACGCTGCCGAGTGCAGGGGCTAAATATCTGGGGCGGACGTTGCCACAGATGATTGTGATTTCGGTTATTGCCGCCCTGATTGGCGTTTGGCTGGGATTGACCTTGGCTTATGTGACGAATTGGCCGGTGACGTTCTTTATCGCCGTCATCGAGTGCCTGTTTTACCTCGGGGCGTTGCAGTACCACAAGATTAAGCAGGGCTAG
- a CDS encoding glycosyltransferase, whose amino-acid sequence MNYFVTSNIDELTSAIEKSIIQRRRLFLKLGQAVKIVTRQYDFAQGAVLAKLDLSDAVVNMFGYFQQLDRPVPASKINQLRRKISQMPFAGDTVTVDKKPRVVLHEQAGLINYVDYRDQFGFTDRRDYYFRNQLSYSEYFDDGGKLITRSYRNDSGAQILTYHYRGGEGNVPVLTLIQLDYEERGYQFDNEDQLFAFFLDHLVVADPAPVLFADRDDVAVQAFLAMQVPAKRIMMLHSIFTTNGKPDGDMFKNFEDAFRSPKSFTGFVAATKREVADVHARDVTIPGVAIPPSFVPDELVNAPRGTKHVPTRVIAVARVTPLKQLSHAIASVIAAHAKNPAVTLDIWGYEENWDNFNESRKLREQIASGDASDYIRLRGYQADLNEVYEEAGLLLLTSEYEGFSMAVLEALSHGVPVVSYDVNYGPAEMIENGVNGYLVDPSDQYNLQRRVTELMTHPERLEKLGQGAKTSVQKWSEDAIATRWSSFLKTLK is encoded by the coding sequence ATGAATTATTTTGTGACCAGCAACATCGATGAGCTGACCTCAGCGATTGAAAAATCAATTATTCAGCGTCGCCGCTTGTTCCTGAAGCTCGGCCAGGCGGTCAAAATAGTGACGAGACAATACGACTTTGCCCAAGGTGCGGTGCTGGCTAAGCTCGACCTGTCTGATGCCGTCGTGAACATGTTTGGCTATTTTCAGCAGTTGGATCGGCCAGTGCCCGCCAGCAAAATCAACCAACTCCGACGCAAGATTTCCCAAATGCCGTTTGCTGGTGATACCGTGACTGTCGATAAAAAGCCGCGCGTTGTGCTACATGAACAGGCGGGGTTGATTAACTATGTCGATTATCGCGACCAGTTCGGGTTTACGGACCGACGCGACTACTATTTTCGGAACCAATTGTCCTATTCAGAGTATTTTGATGACGGCGGCAAGCTGATTACCCGCTCGTACCGCAATGATAGCGGCGCCCAGATTCTGACCTATCACTATCGCGGCGGTGAGGGCAATGTGCCCGTGTTAACCCTCATTCAACTCGATTATGAGGAGCGTGGCTATCAGTTCGATAATGAAGACCAATTGTTTGCATTCTTTCTCGACCACCTCGTTGTGGCCGACCCAGCCCCCGTCCTGTTTGCAGATCGCGATGATGTTGCGGTGCAGGCCTTTTTGGCGATGCAAGTGCCAGCCAAGCGGATCATGATGTTGCACTCGATTTTCACCACGAATGGCAAACCAGATGGCGACATGTTCAAGAATTTTGAAGACGCCTTCCGGTCACCCAAGTCCTTTACGGGTTTCGTGGCCGCAACCAAGCGTGAGGTCGCAGATGTGCACGCACGCGATGTGACCATCCCCGGTGTTGCCATCCCGCCGTCCTTTGTGCCCGATGAACTTGTGAACGCACCACGGGGAACAAAACACGTGCCAACACGTGTGATAGCCGTTGCCCGGGTAACGCCGCTGAAGCAACTCAGTCATGCCATTGCAAGTGTGATTGCCGCTCATGCCAAAAATCCGGCCGTCACACTCGACATCTGGGGCTACGAAGAGAACTGGGATAACTTCAACGAATCGCGCAAGCTACGCGAACAAATTGCTAGCGGTGACGCTTCGGATTACATTCGCCTGCGGGGGTACCAGGCGGACTTGAATGAGGTCTATGAGGAGGCAGGGCTCCTGCTTCTGACGAGTGAATATGAAGGTTTCTCCATGGCGGTTCTTGAAGCGCTCAGCCACGGGGTGCCAGTCGTGAGCTACGATGTGAACTATGGCCCGGCAGAAATGATTGAGAACGGCGTCAACGGTTATCTGGTTGATCCGAGTGACCAATACAACTTGCAACGCCGCGTGACGGAACTGATGACCCATCCCGAGCGGTTGGAAAAATTAGGCCAGGGTGCGAAGACTTCCGTACAAAAATGGTCGGAGGACGCGATTGCAACAAGATGGTCATCTTTTCTGAAAACACTAAAATAA
- a CDS encoding aldo/keto reductase → MAHLTKLTDTYKLSNGVEIPIVGFGTWQTPSGEVARQSVEDALKAGYRHIDTAAAYGNEQSVGDGLKASGLNRHDFFLTTKLWNDSHSYDKAMAAIDDSLTKLGTDYVDLYLIHWGNPVATRDHWQDANAETWRAMEDILKSGKARAIGVSNYRVKHLEELKKTANTMPMVNQMFLNPSDMQPEVTEWDAKHGLLNEAYSPLGTGKIFQVPELKKMAERYGKSVAQLVLRWSLQNDFLPLPKSVHASRIEENGQLFDFEISHHDMEIIDGLRGVAGLANDPDTVNF, encoded by the coding sequence ATGGCACATTTAACTAAGCTCACGGACACCTACAAACTCAGCAACGGTGTTGAGATTCCAATCGTCGGGTTCGGGACATGGCAAACGCCAAGTGGTGAGGTTGCACGGCAGTCTGTTGAGGATGCGCTGAAGGCTGGCTACCGTCACATCGATACCGCCGCTGCATACGGCAACGAGCAGAGTGTCGGCGATGGTTTGAAGGCGAGCGGTTTGAACCGTCACGACTTCTTCCTGACGACCAAGCTTTGGAACGACAGCCACTCATACGACAAGGCAATGGCTGCGATTGATGACTCCCTGACCAAACTGGGAACGGACTACGTTGACCTGTACCTGATCCACTGGGGTAACCCGGTTGCCACCCGTGATCACTGGCAGGATGCTAACGCTGAAACCTGGCGTGCGATGGAAGATATCCTGAAGTCTGGTAAGGCGCGTGCCATCGGGGTTTCCAACTACCGTGTTAAGCACCTTGAAGAACTCAAGAAGACTGCCAACACGATGCCAATGGTTAACCAGATGTTCCTGAACCCTAGCGACATGCAGCCAGAGGTGACCGAATGGGATGCCAAGCACGGTCTGCTGAATGAAGCTTACAGCCCACTTGGCACTGGGAAGATTTTCCAGGTTCCTGAACTCAAGAAGATGGCGGAACGCTACGGCAAGTCCGTCGCTCAGCTGGTTCTGCGGTGGAGCCTGCAGAACGACTTCCTGCCACTGCCAAAGTCCGTTCACGCATCACGGATTGAGGAAAACGGGCAGTTGTTTGACTTCGAGATCAGTCACCATGATATGGAGATCATCGATGGTCTGCGCGGTGTTGCTGGTTTGGCCAACGACCCAGATACCGTTAACTTCTAA
- a CDS encoding transcription repressor NadR, whose translation MTTSSERQSQIKTKLLAGNHPVSASAFARELHVSRQTIVGDVALMRARGEKIIALPRGYAYEQPSTQTAILVCKHMAADAKDELLRIVKLGGVVKDVEIDHPLYGQLRGTLELETENDVNQFINKMEDNHGQLLSSLTDGVHTHTVGYETADQLEQIKESLRSAWYLYE comes from the coding sequence ATGACGACAAGTTCCGAAAGACAGAGTCAGATCAAAACAAAGCTGCTGGCAGGCAACCATCCTGTTAGCGCGAGCGCATTTGCTCGTGAACTACACGTGAGTCGGCAGACCATTGTCGGTGACGTTGCGCTGATGCGCGCACGCGGTGAAAAAATCATCGCGTTACCAAGAGGCTATGCCTACGAACAACCAAGTACCCAGACCGCGATTCTCGTCTGCAAGCATATGGCTGCGGATGCGAAGGATGAACTTCTCCGGATTGTGAAACTCGGTGGGGTCGTGAAGGACGTTGAAATCGACCACCCCCTGTACGGTCAACTCCGCGGGACCCTTGAGCTGGAGACCGAAAATGACGTCAACCAGTTCATCAACAAGATGGAAGACAACCACGGTCAACTCCTGTCTTCCCTGACCGACGGCGTGCACACGCACACAGTGGGTTATGAGACGGCCGACCAGCTTGAGCAGATAAAGGAATCACTCCGTTCTGCATGGTATCTTTACGAATAG
- a CDS encoding MFS transporter: MEMSVRKHARLITSVGVAWLFDAMDVGLLSFVIAALKGEWRLNSVQMGWIGSMSSIGMALGAIVFGILADRIGRKPVLLITLLLFSIGSIASAFAGGLAAFLLLRLVVGAGLGGELPVASTLVSESVVPEHRGRSVVLLESFWAAGWLLAALVAYFVMPLWGWRIALALTGLSGFYGLYLREGINESPQFTGRQVRPRFWDNLRSLWQPAHLRATVMLWTVWFMVVFSYYGMFLWLPSVMVLKGYSLINSFAYVLIMTIAQLPGYLMAAWLIERWGRKRVLATFLFGTAVAALGFGLANSVATLLICGIALSFFNLGAWGALYAYSPEQYPANVRSSGSGLAAGVGRIGGIAGPLLVGSLIAGGVGLATIFFIFTAAILIAVAAVIFLGKETAVTRAK, encoded by the coding sequence ATGGAAATGAGCGTGCGTAAACATGCCAGATTAATAACGAGCGTCGGTGTCGCTTGGTTATTTGATGCCATGGACGTTGGCCTTTTGTCCTTTGTCATCGCCGCTTTAAAAGGTGAGTGGCGGCTGAATTCAGTTCAGATGGGCTGGATTGGTAGCATGAGTTCGATTGGGATGGCGCTGGGTGCCATCGTTTTTGGTATTCTGGCCGATCGGATTGGCCGCAAGCCGGTACTACTGATTACATTGCTATTATTTTCGATTGGATCTATCGCGTCGGCATTTGCAGGCGGACTCGCTGCCTTCTTGCTACTGCGGCTGGTGGTTGGCGCCGGTCTGGGTGGTGAACTGCCCGTGGCTTCAACCTTGGTTTCTGAAAGTGTCGTACCCGAACACCGTGGCCGTAGCGTCGTGTTACTCGAGAGTTTCTGGGCAGCCGGTTGGTTGCTTGCCGCGCTTGTGGCGTACTTTGTCATGCCACTCTGGGGCTGGCGCATCGCCCTCGCACTAACCGGCCTGAGTGGATTTTACGGCCTGTACTTACGAGAAGGTATCAACGAATCACCACAGTTCACTGGGCGGCAGGTACGACCACGTTTCTGGGATAACCTGCGCAGCCTCTGGCAACCTGCACACCTGCGCGCGACGGTGATGCTGTGGACAGTCTGGTTCATGGTGGTCTTCTCATACTATGGCATGTTCCTGTGGCTGCCGAGCGTGATGGTCCTGAAGGGTTATTCACTAATCAACAGCTTCGCTTACGTGCTAATCATGACGATTGCACAGCTGCCAGGCTACCTCATGGCGGCATGGTTGATTGAACGCTGGGGGCGGAAACGGGTGCTCGCGACCTTCTTGTTCGGAACCGCAGTGGCAGCGCTGGGCTTTGGACTGGCTAACAGCGTGGCGACGTTACTCATTTGCGGTATCGCGCTCAGCTTCTTCAACCTGGGTGCGTGGGGCGCCTTGTATGCATACAGTCCCGAGCAGTATCCTGCCAATGTGCGCTCGTCTGGTAGTGGCCTCGCTGCTGGGGTTGGCCGGATTGGAGGCATTGCGGGCCCACTGCTTGTAGGGAGCCTGATTGCAGGCGGTGTTGGTTTAGCAACGATTTTCTTCATCTTCACGGCGGCGATTTTGATTGCGGTTGCCGCGGTAATTTTCCTTGGCAAGGAAACTGCAGTTACACGCGCTAAGTAG
- a CDS encoding NAD(P)-dependent oxidoreductase: MERLGFIGTGVMGTGIINNLLKAGYEVTVYNRTKAHAQGLLDAGARWADTPAKVAADTAITFSMVGFPQDVEDIYFGEHSILAGAKPGSLVVDMTTSTPTLAKRISAAAAERGITALDSPVSGGDIGAKEGTLTIMVGGDAAAMPQLEPIYKIIGSAYHYFGEAGSGQHAKMANQIMIAGTMTGMSELLVYANAAGLNLQDVLATVGAGSAANWSLTNYAPRVLANDFTPGFFAKHFLKDLRIALNEADSMGLDLPATKTAKDLYERLVNDGHGDDGTQALVKLYKGWQEIANTIK; encoded by the coding sequence ATGGAACGACTAGGCTTTATTGGCACCGGTGTGATGGGAACAGGTATCATCAACAATTTACTCAAGGCAGGCTATGAGGTGACGGTATACAACCGTACGAAGGCACACGCGCAGGGTCTCCTCGATGCCGGCGCTCGGTGGGCTGACACGCCCGCGAAAGTCGCGGCAGACACTGCCATCACCTTCAGCATGGTGGGCTTCCCGCAGGACGTTGAAGACATCTACTTTGGTGAACACAGCATTCTCGCTGGCGCCAAGCCGGGTAGCCTGGTCGTTGACATGACCACGAGTACACCAACCTTAGCCAAGCGGATCTCTGCGGCAGCTGCTGAACGCGGCATCACCGCACTGGACTCCCCAGTTTCCGGCGGTGATATTGGTGCTAAAGAAGGCACGCTGACCATCATGGTGGGCGGCGACGCGGCTGCCATGCCGCAGCTTGAACCCATCTACAAAATCATTGGGAGCGCCTACCACTACTTTGGTGAAGCCGGTAGCGGTCAGCACGCCAAGATGGCCAACCAGATTATGATTGCCGGAACCATGACGGGTATGAGCGAGTTACTCGTTTACGCGAACGCAGCGGGACTGAACCTTCAGGATGTCCTGGCAACCGTTGGCGCCGGCTCTGCCGCTAACTGGTCATTAACCAATTACGCCCCACGCGTTCTGGCCAATGATTTCACACCTGGCTTCTTCGCCAAGCACTTTCTCAAAGATTTGCGGATTGCCTTAAACGAAGCCGACAGTATGGGGCTGGATTTGCCAGCTACCAAGACCGCCAAGGATTTATACGAACGCCTTGTGAATGACGGTCATGGCGATGATGGCACACAGGCGCTGGTCAAGCTGTACAAGGGCTGGCAGGAGATTGCGAATACAATTAAATAG
- a CDS encoding PTS sugar transporter subunit IIA: MSELVLISHGQFCEELKKSAEMIMGPQDDIHTVALLPSEGPEDFRAKFEKVTADLDDFMVFADLMGGTPCNVAARILMEGKGSYELYAGMNLPMLISYINGAMLGTEPDLMGETKAGVVHVNDVLPKK; this comes from the coding sequence ATGAGTGAATTAGTACTGATTAGCCACGGCCAGTTCTGTGAGGAACTGAAGAAGAGCGCTGAAATGATTATGGGACCACAGGACGACATCCATACGGTAGCATTGCTGCCAAGTGAGGGGCCTGAAGACTTTCGCGCCAAGTTTGAAAAGGTCACGGCTGACCTGGACGACTTCATGGTCTTTGCCGATTTGATGGGTGGTACGCCTTGCAACGTGGCCGCACGCATCTTGATGGAAGGCAAGGGTAGTTATGAGTTATACGCAGGGATGAACCTGCCAATGCTGATTAGCTACATCAACGGCGCAATGCTTGGGACCGAGCCTGATCTGATGGGCGAAACCAAGGCCGGCGTTGTGCACGTTAATGATGTCCTGCCAAAGAAGTAA
- the nagA gene encoding N-acetylglucosamine-6-phosphate deacetylase — MSYYIHAAKFFLKNVTENGGYLEITDDGKFGDYLPAGDKPAGTIKELGDKFVAPGLVDTHIHGLLNHDVMDNDWNALNAMSEGLLKAGVTSWLPTPLTASFDQLNDVCKTIGDHAGSETGAKIQGIYFEGPYFTVEHKGAQNPKYFKDPSTKEFDEWQASAQGLLQKIAIAPERKGAVEFTKHVAESGKVVALGHSNATFEQAKACIEAGATVFTHTFNGMSGLNHRAPGMVGAAMFTQNVDDELICDGHHVRPEVATALIREKTPEHVALITDCMRAGMMPDGDYVLGEFPVVVKDGMAKLKGGAHSLAGSILKLNQAVKNVVDWNGSTPEEAVMMASYVPAKSCKVADKCGSILPGRDADFIVLDPDMSLSATYLDGQSRYEA, encoded by the coding sequence ATGAGTTACTATATTCATGCTGCAAAGTTTTTCTTGAAGAATGTCACTGAAAACGGTGGCTACCTCGAAATTACCGATGACGGTAAGTTCGGTGACTACTTGCCCGCTGGTGACAAGCCAGCCGGTACCATTAAGGAGCTTGGCGACAAGTTCGTTGCACCTGGCTTGGTCGACACCCATATCCATGGCCTGTTGAACCACGATGTCATGGACAATGATTGGAACGCACTCAACGCAATGTCTGAAGGCCTGCTCAAGGCCGGTGTAACTTCATGGCTGCCAACACCACTGACTGCTTCTTTTGACCAGCTCAATGATGTCTGCAAGACGATTGGGGACCACGCCGGTTCAGAAACCGGTGCGAAGATTCAGGGGATTTACTTCGAAGGCCCTTACTTCACCGTTGAACACAAGGGTGCGCAGAATCCAAAGTACTTTAAGGATCCTTCCACCAAGGAATTCGACGAATGGCAGGCTAGTGCTCAGGGCTTGCTCCAGAAGATTGCCATTGCGCCAGAACGCAAAGGTGCCGTTGAGTTCACCAAGCACGTTGCCGAGTCCGGCAAGGTTGTGGCTTTGGGTCACTCCAACGCAACCTTCGAGCAGGCTAAGGCTTGTATCGAAGCTGGTGCGACTGTCTTCACGCACACCTTTAACGGCATGTCAGGGCTGAACCACCGTGCACCTGGGATGGTCGGCGCTGCGATGTTCACCCAGAACGTGGATGACGAATTAATCTGTGATGGCCACCATGTCCGTCCAGAAGTTGCCACAGCCTTGATTCGTGAAAAGACACCCGAACACGTTGCCCTCATCACCGACTGCATGCGTGCCGGCATGATGCCTGATGGTGACTATGTCTTGGGTGAATTCCCAGTTGTCGTTAAGGACGGCATGGCCAAGCTCAAGGGCGGTGCCCACTCACTCGCTGGCTCCATTCTGAAACTCAATCAGGCGGTTAAGAACGTCGTTGACTGGAATGGTAGCACCCCTGAAGAAGCCGTTATGATGGCATCTTACGTACCCGCTAAGTCCTGCAAGGTTGCTGACAAGTGTGGCAGCATCCTTCCAGGTCGCGATGCTGACTTCATCGTTTTGGACCCAGACATGAGCCTGAGTGCCACCTACCTTGATGGTCAGTCCCGCTATGAAGCTTAA